Proteins encoded together in one Catellatospora citrea window:
- a CDS encoding PSP1 domain-containing protein: MGMLCAVTFNRYGKLYYLDPGEFRPRVGDKVLVHTDDGPEVADCVWAAEWSEEDTSGFPKVIGIAGPEDVGRDELIRQRKAEARVAANRLIREHQLPMKVIAVDHVPGGPADGDDPGPSPRTTVYFTAPHRVDFRSLVRDLGATLRCRVELRQLSARDSAKVQGGIGSCGRDLCCSTFLTEFEPVSIRMAKEQDLPLNPMRISGACGRLMCCLKYEHPMYQDFHGSAPAIGEQVSTPEGDGRVVGHSVPRDAVVIRLAADGSRTVCPKASVCGSRKSYEDRYAV, encoded by the coding sequence ATGGGCATGCTCTGCGCGGTCACCTTCAACCGGTACGGGAAGCTGTACTACCTCGACCCCGGTGAGTTCCGGCCGCGTGTCGGCGACAAGGTGCTGGTGCACACCGACGACGGCCCCGAGGTGGCCGACTGCGTGTGGGCGGCCGAGTGGAGCGAGGAGGACACCTCCGGCTTCCCGAAGGTCATCGGCATCGCCGGTCCCGAGGACGTGGGCCGTGACGAGCTGATCCGCCAGCGCAAGGCCGAAGCGCGCGTCGCCGCGAACCGGCTGATCCGCGAGCACCAGCTGCCCATGAAGGTCATCGCGGTGGACCACGTGCCCGGCGGCCCGGCCGACGGCGACGACCCGGGCCCGAGCCCTCGCACCACCGTCTACTTCACCGCCCCGCACCGGGTCGACTTCCGCTCGCTCGTCCGCGACCTGGGCGCGACCCTGCGCTGCCGGGTCGAACTGCGCCAGCTGTCGGCCCGCGACTCGGCGAAGGTGCAGGGCGGCATCGGCTCGTGCGGCCGCGACCTGTGCTGCTCGACGTTCCTGACCGAGTTCGAGCCGGTCAGCATCCGCATGGCCAAGGAGCAGGACCTGCCGCTCAACCCGATGCGCATCTCGGGGGCGTGCGGCCGGCTCATGTGCTGTCTGAAGTACGAACATCCCATGTACCAGGATTTCCACGGCTCCGCGCCGGCCATCGGCGAGCAGGTCAGCACGCCCGAGGGCGACGGCCGCGTGGTGGGGCACTCGGTGCCCCGCGACGCCGTGGTGATCAGGCTGGCA
- a CDS encoding YbaB/EbfC family nucleoid-associated protein — protein sequence MPREIDDAWIEEAIASYRRIEERQASLARALAELEVTVHDPDDLVEVVVDGAGAVRRVVVTGSLDGLTGPQLSRAIQQAITAAHDAAAWARRKVYEETFGDFTALGGAR from the coding sequence ATGCCCCGGGAGATCGACGACGCCTGGATCGAGGAGGCGATCGCGTCATACCGGCGGATCGAGGAGCGGCAGGCAAGCCTCGCCCGCGCCCTGGCCGAGCTGGAGGTGACCGTGCACGACCCCGACGACCTGGTCGAGGTCGTGGTGGACGGTGCCGGCGCGGTGCGCCGGGTGGTGGTGACCGGCTCGCTCGACGGACTGACCGGCCCGCAGCTGTCGCGCGCCATCCAGCAGGCCATCACCGCGGCGCACGACGCGGCGGCGTGGGCCCGGCGCAAGGTGTACGAGGAGACGTTCGGCGACTTCACGGCGCTCGGAGGTGCCCGGTGA